In Gopherus flavomarginatus isolate rGopFla2 chromosome 1, rGopFla2.mat.asm, whole genome shotgun sequence, a single genomic region encodes these proteins:
- the RPL21 gene encoding 60S ribosomal protein L21: MTNTKGKRRGTRYMFSRPFRKHGVVPLATYMRIYKKGDIVDIKGMGTVQQGMPHKCYHGKTGRVFNITQHAVGIIVNKQVKGKILAKRINVRIEHIKHSKSRDSFLQRVKENERKKKEAKEKGTWFELKRQPAPPREAHFVRTNGKEPELLEPIPYEFMA, from the exons ATGacaaacacaaaggggaaaaggagagggacacGTTATATGTTCTCGAGGCCATTTCGCAAACATG GAGTTGTCCCTCTGGCCACCTATATGCGAATCTACAAGAAGGGTGATATTGTGGACATCAAG GGCATGGGTACTGTTCAACAAGGTATGCCCCACAAGTGTTACCATGGCAAGACTGGAAGGGTATTTAACATTACTCAGCATGCTGTTGGCATTATCGTAAACAAACAGGTTAA GGGCAAGATTCTCGCCAAGAGAATAAATGTGCGTATTGAGCATATTAAGCATTCTAAGAGCAGAGACAGCTTCCTGCAGCGTGTGAAAGaaaatgaaaggaagaaaaaggaagcaaaGGAAAAAGGCACTTGGTTTGAACTGAAACGCCAG CCTGCTCCACCCAGAGAAGCACACTTTGTGAGAACCAATGGCAAAGAGCCGGAGCTGCTGGAGCCAATTCCCTATGAATTCATGGCATAg